The Musa acuminata AAA Group cultivar baxijiao unplaced genomic scaffold, Cavendish_Baxijiao_AAA HiC_scaffold_1137, whole genome shotgun sequence genome segment cTTACTACCTTTAATATCAATAGCATTATAATTCATTATAATGCTTGTcatagcaataaaagtcatatacTACCTTTTGGAACATCCTTCGTATCTTGCTTTAAAccgtttgaaattatttataccgatGTTTGAGGCCCTGCCCCAaccccttcttttgacaagttcatattttatgtcatttttgtagactgtTTCACTaattacacatggttatatcctctccatcataaatatgaagtttcaacaatctttacTAACTTTAGAAAGTCAATCAAAAATTTCTTTCAGTCTTCCATAATAACAATTTACTCTGATGGCGGagacgaatatcaagccctcacattctGTCTCATAGCTTGTGTTATATACCTCCTCAGACTCCTCAATTAGTTGGTTCTGTCGAATGCAAGCATCAGCATATAGTTGAAattggtctcacacttctacatcagacatctatgccaccaactttttggtcAGTAGTCTTtcaaactggtctcacacttctataTCAGACATCTCATTAATCATATGCTCACTTCAGTCCTCCAAGAccaatcatcatttgaaaaattattccgtaAGCTTCCAAGCCTTCAGaaactcaaaatatttgattgtttatgttatccatgactATGTCCTTAtgcctcacataagctaacaccatgaTCTAAGCCCTGTATTTTTACAGGATACCCTTTTGAACATAACACTTTCCGATGCTACAAACCTCAAActcaaaaaatctttatatcatGTCACGTTATTTTTGTGAACAAGTTGTAATAACATAGTTGAACAAGTATAATCAACCCAAGCTAAAGTGAATAAGTTGAAAGCCACTGATGCCAGGTATTTGTGAAAAGCTACTGATGCCAGGTATTGATAAATATAGGAGAGAGAAAGTGTTTAAGGAAGGAGACCTGTGaaaagagaagcaattgattatAAGGTATTTGTGAAAAGAGAGATTTTCTATAagtatttataataaatttaaatcgaAGAAGTATGGTCCTATAAGGTCTTAAAGAAAATTAATAATAAGACCTACGTGATTGATTTATGGGATGATCGGGGGATCTTAAAGACCTTCAATGTTacgtatttatatgattatattccaTGCAAACATAATTTCAAGGTAAATTTTTTCTCAAGTGGAGGGGATTAATCCGGAACGAGtagaaaaagattattttttcaTATTTACTTATAAAATCAGTttgtgaaaatattttttaataatattttgttaattttatttttgtactgTGTCAGAATTATTGGCCATGGATGGGGACTCATCACCAGCATTGTACTGATGTTTACATCCGAAGACTCCATGCAGCACCACTGTCACCGCCACAGTCGCATAGTAATATGCTGTCAGATCGAACTATTAAGGATCCTTCTCTCTCGTCTTCTCcgaccttttttttcttctcatgctTTACTTTCTTCTACAAACAACGGTGATTGATTGTGGTATCAGCTGAAGTCTAAAGTTGTAATGGCAACTCATCCGGTGGAGTCATCAGACAGTCACCGATCCTTCCGCTTAGTATTTTTCAGGCCTTGAATTCCTTGCTCCGACTTAATTCTCTCACCTCTTTTCATCATCTACCGACTCCTGAAGTCATTTTCCTAATAGATACGTATCATCACACTCAATCTCTTGATTTGAGAAAGGCCATTGTCCACAGCACAAAGAAGTGAGCAGAAAGGGAAGTCAGGCAACAGACAGATGCGAGGGGAAACAAAAAAGTCAAACTCGGTGAATTGACCTGCTCGGTGATTAGTGTTAAGATATCATAAAGATATCCATGTCTTATATAAATCAAATTGATTATTGATCCTTTAACAAATCGTTCaaacaatataatataatatataaatccgATCTGTCGGGTCATCAAACACAAAGAGTTTTTATAGTTATAGATATAACTATAAATTTCAGAGGAATCTAAAGATTTCAGAGGAATCTCAAAGCTCACCCAAATCCAATCCATCTTACTTGATTTCTTTAAGAGCCACATGTACGCTAACATGCATCTAAGCCATACAAAGTATCGGCGTTTGTACACCATATGCAGTTACAAGAGAAAGAATCACCTGTTACTTGCTTGCAAGTAAGTCCACAGGCAGTACTCATACATGGATGAATGATTTCTCATAGGAGACTTTGGAGCCTACCCAGCTCTCATCAAACATTATGATCCAAACACAATTTGTTCTCACACAATTTTATATTTACAAATTTGACAAACGGAAACTCTAAAGTGAGAGGCGAGCAAGCATAGCTTATCTTGCCATTCCACTATTCCCAGCATCATTTATTTCcatatatgcgtttgggtcacttCCATTGTTGTTCTCCAGTTGCAAGCTCTCCTTCAATCGCATCACCACTTCGGTCATGGTTGGCCTCTGATGAGCAGAGATATCAACACATCTCATTGCTAAATCAATGACCTTTAGGACAGAGCAGTTGTTGTATTGCCCTCCGAGTTTTTGATCAGCCACCTTAGTGATGTCGGCTTCAGCTAGCCTCGATAGTACCCATTGGACTAAGTGACACCTTTTTGGTTGATCCAACACGGCTGATTGACCAGTAACCAGTTCCAGAAGAAAAACTCCGAAGCTGTATACATCACTTTTTTCAGTCAGCTGGAAAGTAGCAGAGTACCTGAAAAAAGAAATGTATCAATGTAGTAATTGGTAACTACTATGATACTTTTGGAAAAGAAAACTAAGACGATTGAATATTGTTTTGACTTGAGTCATACATTAATTTAACATGATTCCTATGAATATTTTATAGATGTAAAAGGGGCAAAAATAGCCATCCCAGAAAGGTGCAACAATTGTTCATGATTCTCCTCTGGTAAAGTTAACTAAGAAAGAAATCTGCATCACATTTGGAAAAAGAACATTTTTTTGTCAATTTTTCTCATTGTGATTCTACATCATTCTCTTTTTCATTTAGTTGCCAAAGGAATTCTTAGATTCTCTATAAAACAAATTAAACCGACTTGTCAGTAGAGGGGCAATCAAGGAAATCCTGAGCAATTCACACTGCAAATATTATCTGGCAAACTTCTGTGAAATAGAAAGCATACTCGGGATCTATGTATCCTGGAGTGCCAGCCACAACATCAGTAGATACGTGAGTCTGGGCATCGGTCAGGAAAGGCTTTAACAGCTCAAAATCTGCTACCTTTGCCTCAAAGTCATGTGTTAAGAGGATATTGTTAGTCTTCACATCTCTATGGATTATAGGTGGCACACATCCCTTGTGTAGATACTCCAGACCTGTTCATAAATTGTTCAGTGGAACAGAAAGTGAAAATTTGAAAAGATATATAAAAAGCAATACCAATTGTAAGATCACCTTGTGCGGCTTCCACTGCTATCTGAATTCGTTCTCTCCAACTCAATGTTTGGCTATTTCCAGTTTTATCTGTAAAATGAACTCCAGAAATTCAGCATAACGTAAAATTAACTCAAGAATATTATGTTGCACAGTTCTGTAAGGACCGGATGAATTTGACAATGCACTAAAGATTCTGAATATGTCTCAGATACAGTCAAGAACATTTTATCTATAGAAAAAAAGGTGCAGTTAAGAATCTAAAAtgtttataaaaaatgaaaaatcgTACTGGATAAGTCAGTTACACTAAGCTCCAGAATCTTGACAAATAATGATCAGGGTACTGTTTTtgctagaagaaaaaaaaaactaacatgATAATATTTTATCAATTGCATTAATTCAATCCTATGATAATGTATGACAAATCAAGAGCAAGAAATTCTAGGTATAGAAAGAGAAATATACTGTCGAAAGATACAAAATTTTCAGGTAAAGCAACTTTAAACTGGATTCAATCTTCTACAAGCATACAGTAGCTCAGA includes the following:
- the LOC135670968 gene encoding probable LRR receptor-like serine/threonine-protein kinase At1g51880, with the translated sequence MIPGFPVDEEKAHQVGLVYEYASRGSLRDHLSDKTGNSQTLSWRERIQIAVEAAQGLEYLHKGCVPPIIHRDVKTNNILLTHDFEAKVADFELLKPFLTDAQTHVSTDVVAGTPGYIDPEYSATFQLTEKSDVYSFGVFLLELVTGQSAVLDQPKRCHLVQWVLSRLAEADITKVADQKLGGQYNNCSVLKVIDLAMRCVDISAHQRPTMTEVVMRLKESLQLENNNGSDPNAYMEINDAGNSGMAR